The proteins below come from a single Dryobates pubescens isolate bDryPub1 chromosome 16, bDryPub1.pri, whole genome shotgun sequence genomic window:
- the PLEKHH2 gene encoding pleckstrin homology domain-containing family H member 2: TCQLFINAAVDSPAIDYHVSLAQSALQICLTHPELQNEICCQLIKQTRRRHPQNQAGPTQGLQLLALCIGLFLPQHPFLWLLKLHLKKNADSRTEFGKYAIYCQRCVERTQQNGDREARPSRMEILSTLLRNPYHHSLPFSIPVHFMNGMYQVVGFDASTTVEEFLNTLNQDTGMRKPAQSGFALFSDDPSGKDIEHCLQGNIKICDIISKWEQASKEQHPGKCEGTRTVRLTYKNRLYFSVQAHGETEREKLLLVYQTNDQIVNGLFPVNKELAMELTALLAQVEIGDFERPFSTPTGQVTSQSKFNQTLKQVLERFYPKRYRQGCSEEQLRQLCQRLSTRWMALRGHSAADCVRIYLTVARKWSFFGAKLFAAKPLATSSASAEKSFIWFAVHEDGISILDYSSMRLTVTYTYKSLLTFGGYQDDFMLVVNNAQKKDKSTEKYLFAMTKPKILEITLLIASYINSFYQLKGAAHHLSALALLTPQSGQKLKEMESQLLLANNRPTKCPTLL; encoded by the exons ACCTGCCAGCTGTTTATAAACGCTGCAGTTGACTCTCCTGCCATTGATTACCATGTATCTTTGGCCCAAAGTGCTTTGCAGATCTGCCTCACGCATCCTGAACTTCAAAATGAGATCTGTTGTCAGCTTATTAAGCAGACAAGACGTCGACATCCACAAAACCAGGCAGGACCAACACAG GGCTTGCAGCTCTTGGCTCTCTGCATTGGACTCTTTCTGCCCCAGCACCCGTTCCTTTGGCTTCTTAAACTTCATTTAAAGAAGAATGCAGATTCCAG GACTGAATTTGGGAAGTATGCAATATATTGTCAGCGATGTGTAGAGCGTACCCAGCAGAATGGAGACCGAGAAGCCAGGCCTTCCAGGATGGAAATCCTTTCTACTCTCCTAAGAAACCCCTACCACCACTCGCTGCCCTTCAGTATTCCAGTTCATTTCATGAACGGCATGTATCAG GTGGTTGGGTTTGATGCCTCTACCACAGTGGAGGAATTTCTGAACACTCTGAATCAGGATACAGGGATGAGGAAACCAGCTCAGTCGGGATTTGCACTGTTTTCTGATGATCCATCTGGCAAGGATATAGAGCACTGTCTTCAAGGAAACATCAAG ATCTGTGACATTATTTCAAAATGGGAGCAAGCCTCCAAGGAACAACACCCTGGGAAATGTGAAGGCACCAGGACTGTTCGCCTTACTTATAAAAATAG gctttatttttcagttcaaGCCCATggagagacagaaagagagaagctgctgctagTATATCAGACAAATGATCAAATAGTCAATGGACTCTTCCCTGTAAACAAAGAACTAGCAATGGAATTGACAGCTCTTTTAGCTCAG GTAGAGATTGGAGATTTTGAAAGGCCTTTTTCAACTCCAACAGGGCAAGTCACTTCCCAGTCCAAGTTCAATCAAACATTAAAGCAAGTTTTGGAGAGATTCTACCCTAAGCGATACAGGCAAGGTTGTTCCGAGGAGCAGTTAAG ACAGCTTTGTCAGCGATTGTCTACAAGATGGATGGCTCTCCggggacacagtgctgcagactGTGTGCGCATTTATCTCACTGTAGCCAGAAAATGGTCTTTCTTTGGTGCTAAATTGTTTGCAGCAAAA CCTCTGGCAACATCCTCAGCATCAGCTGAGAAGTCCTTCATATGGTTTGCTGTACATGAAGATGGCATAAGCATCCTAGATTACAGCTCTATG CGATTAACAGTCACATATACATATAAGAGCCTGCTGACTTTTGGAGGCTATCAAGATGATTTTATGTTGGTTGTTAACAACGCTCAGAAAAAGGACAAATCAACTGAGAAGTACCTTTTTGCCATGACAAAACCAAAG ATTCTTGAGATCACTCTACTGATTGCCAGCTATATTAACAGCTTTTATCAGCTGAAAGGAGCTGCTCATCACCTTTCTGCTCTAGCATTACTGACACCCCAGAGTGGACAGAAACTCAAGGAAATGGAAAGTCAGCTACTTCTTGCAAACAACAGGCCAACTAAGTGTCCCACACTGTTATGA